From the Rhodoferax sp. WC2427 genome, one window contains:
- a CDS encoding RNA pseudouridine synthase: MTEPVRLAKRLAEQLACSRREAEQYIEGGWVRVDGQLVEEPMFRVGAQKITVDPDATLLAPPTVTLVLHKPVGFTAGLDAGPGPKAQAALGLLTRENHTPDDRSGIRTLKKHFAQLRLATPMDSRASGLVVYTQDGRVVRKLEEDADLIEHEVMVEVAGDVSPGMLRKLADPVQYHEKILTAAKVSISSNTDTETRLRFALKGERPGQIDYLCESAGLQIRSVKRIRVGRVAMTALAPGQWRYLAEHERF; the protein is encoded by the coding sequence ATGACCGAACCGGTTCGCCTTGCCAAACGCCTTGCCGAGCAATTGGCCTGCTCCCGCCGCGAGGCGGAGCAGTACATCGAAGGCGGCTGGGTGCGGGTGGACGGGCAACTGGTGGAAGAGCCGATGTTCCGCGTCGGCGCCCAAAAGATCACCGTGGACCCGGATGCCACGCTGCTGGCACCGCCCACGGTCACACTGGTGCTGCACAAGCCGGTGGGCTTTACGGCCGGGCTGGATGCGGGCCCCGGCCCGAAAGCACAGGCCGCGCTGGGTTTGCTCACGCGCGAGAACCACACCCCGGACGACCGCTCCGGCATCCGCACCCTGAAGAAGCACTTCGCCCAGCTGCGCCTGGCCACGCCCATGGACAGCCGCGCCAGTGGCCTGGTGGTCTACACCCAGGATGGCCGCGTGGTGCGCAAGCTGGAAGAAGACGCCGACCTGATCGAGCACGAGGTGATGGTGGAAGTGGCGGGCGATGTCTCCCCCGGCATGCTGCGCAAACTGGCCGACCCGGTGCAGTACCACGAGAAAATTCTGACGGCTGCCAAGGTCAGTATCAGCAGCAATACCGACACCGAAACCCGGCTGCGTTTCGCCCTCAAAGGCGAGCGCCCCGGGCAGATCGATTACTTGTGCGAAAGCGCGGGCTTGCAGATCCGCAGCGTCAAGCGCATCCGCGTGGGCCGCGTGGCCATGACGGCGCTAGCGCCCGGCCAGTGGCGTTATCTGGCGGAACACGAGCGGTTCTGA